Proteins encoded in a region of the Pseudomonas sp. PDNC002 genome:
- a CDS encoding TetR family transcriptional regulator — MTPVSPRDSAAQVASAIAESVKYQGRKASRQGSEQRRQAILDAALRIIVRDGVRAVRHRAVAAEAGVPLSATTYYFKDIQDLITDTFALFVERSAEALSTFWGSVEGDLQAMAAGLAQDDPQARRELTANIVELAIKYVQVQLTERREHLLAEQAFRQEALLNPSLSDLAQRHRRILSLGVVHFFEVLGSKQPEQDAKVLTAIILQMEYQGLLDGADHLQIEEMRAILSRYLDLVMGL, encoded by the coding sequence GTGACCCCAGTGTCCCCGCGAGACAGTGCCGCGCAAGTCGCCAGCGCGATCGCCGAAAGTGTCAAATACCAGGGCCGTAAGGCCAGCCGCCAGGGCAGCGAACAGCGCCGCCAGGCGATCCTCGACGCCGCCCTGCGGATCATCGTGCGAGATGGCGTCCGCGCCGTACGCCACCGCGCCGTGGCCGCCGAGGCCGGTGTGCCGCTGTCGGCCACCACCTACTACTTCAAGGACATCCAGGACCTCATCACCGACACCTTCGCGCTCTTCGTCGAACGCAGCGCCGAAGCCCTGTCGACCTTCTGGGGTAGCGTCGAGGGCGACCTGCAGGCCATGGCTGCCGGTCTCGCCCAGGATGACCCGCAGGCGCGCCGCGAGCTGACCGCGAATATCGTCGAGCTGGCGATCAAGTACGTGCAGGTCCAGCTCACCGAGCGCCGCGAGCACCTGCTGGCCGAGCAGGCCTTCCGCCAGGAAGCGTTGCTCAATCCCAGCCTCAGCGACCTGGCGCAGCGTCACCGGCGCATCCTCTCCCTGGGCGTGGTGCATTTCTTCGAAGTGCTCGGTTCAAAGCAGCCCGAGCAGGATGCCAAGGTGTTGACGGCCATCATCCTGCAGATGGAGTATCAGGGCCTGCTGGACGGGGCCGACCACCTGCAGATCGAGGAAATGCGTGCCATCCTTAGCCGCTACCTCGACCTGGTGATGGGCCTGTAG